One Salipiger sp. H15 DNA segment encodes these proteins:
- a CDS encoding ABC transporter permease → MKDLIHFLRRNTLAMVGAGILGALLLAVLVGPLLVQSPTAIDMGAKLLPPGPGHWLGTDSFGRDMLSRLVHGGRYTLAIGILVVGIAFVIGVFFGVIAGFTGGWLDTVIMRIVDAMLSFPALVLAIALAAAFGPSLENAMVAVAITMAPQFARVARSQALAVSSRLYVDAAHALGLPQRRILLRYVLVNAIGPLLVQASLNVGSAILQTASLGFLGLGAQPPMPEWGADVSANLAFARSSPWTALGPGFAILLAVLSFNLIGDALADWFNPRRRSQIG, encoded by the coding sequence ATGAAAGACCTCATCCATTTCCTGCGCCGCAACACGCTCGCCATGGTCGGCGCGGGCATCCTCGGGGCGCTGCTGCTGGCGGTGCTCGTCGGGCCGCTGCTGGTGCAATCGCCGACCGCCATCGACATGGGCGCCAAGCTGCTGCCGCCGGGGCCGGGCCACTGGCTCGGGACCGACAGCTTCGGGCGCGACATGCTCTCGCGGCTGGTGCACGGCGGGCGTTACACGCTGGCCATCGGCATCCTCGTGGTGGGCATCGCCTTTGTCATCGGCGTGTTCTTCGGGGTGATCGCGGGCTTCACCGGCGGCTGGCTCGACACGGTGATCATGCGCATCGTCGATGCCATGCTCTCCTTCCCGGCGCTGGTGCTGGCCATCGCGCTCGCCGCCGCCTTCGGGCCGAGCCTCGAGAACGCCATGGTCGCGGTCGCCATCACCATGGCGCCGCAGTTCGCCCGGGTGGCCCGCAGCCAGGCGCTGGCGGTCTCGTCGCGGCTCTACGTCGACGCGGCCCATGCGCTCGGCCTGCCGCAGCGGCGGATCCTGCTGCGCTACGTGCTGGTCAACGCCATCGGCCCGCTGCTGGTGCAGGCCTCGCTCAACGTCGGCAGCGCCATCCTGCAGACCGCCAGCCTCGGCTTTCTCGGCCTCGGGGCGCAGCCGCCGATGCCGGAATGGGGCGCCGACGTCTCGGCCAACCTCGCCTTCGCGCGCTCCAGCCCCTGGACCGCGCTCGGCCCGGGCTTCGCCATCCTGCTGGCGGTGCTCTCCTTCAACCTGATCGGCGACGCGCTGGCCGACTGGTTCAACCCCCGCCGCCGGAGCCAGATCGGATGA
- a CDS encoding ABC transporter permease has product MFAFLVRRLLSLIPVLALVLVIVFSLVRLIPGDPATTLLGPGATDSQIAALRAQLNLDEPALLQLWHYVAGLAQGDLGVSLKSGQPVLGEILLRLPATLEISIAAVLVAILVGTPIGVLSATRPNSGFDHGVRILSLTGVSMPAFLLALLLQLIFATWLGWLPVSGRMSSYLFIDNVTGFAIIDGWLSGEEGAVQSALLHMILPVTVLAAFLAATLGRFVRATMLETLGEDYVRTARAKGLSRREVIYGHALRTSLLPAITVVGLKFAEMLGGAILTETIFSWPGIGRFMFEAIRNRDYPVIQGATLVFALLFMLTSLLVDILYAVLDPRVRRKMR; this is encoded by the coding sequence ATGTTTGCCTTCCTCGTGCGGCGCCTGCTGTCGCTCATCCCCGTTCTCGCGCTGGTGCTGGTGATCGTGTTCTCGCTGGTGCGGCTGATCCCCGGCGATCCGGCCACCACCCTTCTCGGACCCGGCGCCACCGACAGCCAGATCGCCGCGCTGCGCGCGCAGCTCAACCTTGACGAGCCCGCGCTGCTGCAGCTCTGGCACTACGTGGCCGGGCTGGCGCAGGGCGACCTTGGCGTCTCGCTGAAATCGGGGCAGCCGGTGCTGGGCGAGATCCTGCTGCGCCTGCCCGCGACGCTGGAGATCTCGATCGCCGCCGTGCTCGTCGCCATCCTCGTCGGCACGCCGATCGGCGTGCTCTCGGCGACCCGGCCGAACTCGGGCTTCGATCACGGGGTGCGCATCCTGTCGCTGACCGGCGTGTCGATGCCCGCCTTCCTGCTGGCGCTGCTGCTTCAGCTGATCTTCGCCACATGGCTCGGCTGGCTGCCGGTTTCGGGGCGGATGTCGAGCTATCTCTTCATCGACAACGTCACGGGCTTCGCCATCATCGACGGCTGGCTCTCGGGCGAGGAGGGCGCGGTGCAGAGCGCGCTGCTGCACATGATCCTGCCGGTCACCGTGCTGGCCGCCTTCCTTGCCGCCACGCTCGGCCGCTTCGTGCGCGCCACCATGCTCGAGACGCTGGGCGAGGATTACGTGCGCACCGCCCGCGCCAAGGGGCTGAGCCGGCGCGAGGTGATCTACGGCCACGCACTGCGCACCTCGCTGCTGCCCGCGATCACCGTGGTCGGCCTCAAGTTCGCCGAGATGCTGGGCGGCGCGATCCTGACCGAGACGATCTTCAGCTGGCCCGGCATCGGGCGGTTCATGTTCGAGGCGATCCGCAACCGCGACTACCCGGTGATCCAGGGCGCGACGCTGGTCTTCGCGCTGCTCTTCATGCTGACCTCGCTGCTGGTCGACATCCTCTATGCCGTGCTGGACCCGCGCGTCCGCCGCAAGATGCGCTGA
- a CDS encoding sigma-54-dependent Fis family transcriptional regulator has product MYSERETRAAWESFVAAVSQPEGAPPQVRREILASWQRSLELGVDAGIQRSRKITDENEMFLRRERNAALRQAASAAFRRLEPHLREARTILILADDQGIIIDAIGDEMVLDEGQDIHLEIGGDWTEKAVGTNGIGTALKTGTPTYVHAAEHFAEGVQAWTCAGVPIRDPFSQSVIGVVDLSGPPHIFRQHNIALVLAAAREIEIALAEQQRLERTQLLEAFLLSDYSRMDNSVLLLDCSGRILFRKGLDEPTHRPIADLAVGYKLLPQLSSISEKDLQKFLPPSIEAQALEMLSSEGVSRGAALFLKSQRTSGALISEARRLKPRRNVSERHIDIVGTSPAMLEAIELAERAARANVSVLIQGETGVGKELFARLIHSRMSGDETPYVPVNCAAISNELIGAELFGYVEGAFTGAARGGRAGKFEQADGGVLCLDEIGDMPIELQPYLLRALEQRAIYRMGDSQRRPVDVRLVAMTNRDLRREIERGTFRRDLFYRISVVSIEVPPLRQRGDDLLTLIEHFSTLCAEELGRPKLAFSQEALLRLAAYQWPGNVRELRNVVQRVHLVGSGNVVRVKDLPPEIQEDFEDHDADGLGTILKGNYGDLESIEANAIRRTLVAENGNLTKAASVLGISRPTLYRKMKQYHIERT; this is encoded by the coding sequence GTGTATTCGGAACGTGAAACACGGGCGGCGTGGGAAAGCTTTGTCGCCGCCGTAAGTCAGCCCGAGGGGGCGCCGCCACAGGTGCGGCGCGAGATCCTCGCTTCGTGGCAGCGCAGCCTCGAGCTGGGCGTGGACGCCGGCATCCAGCGCTCGCGCAAGATCACCGACGAGAACGAGATGTTCCTCCGGCGCGAGCGCAATGCGGCGCTCCGTCAGGCAGCCTCGGCGGCGTTCCGGCGGCTCGAACCGCATCTGCGCGAGGCGCGGACCATACTGATCCTTGCCGACGACCAGGGCATCATCATCGACGCCATCGGCGACGAGATGGTGCTGGACGAAGGCCAGGACATCCACCTCGAGATCGGCGGCGACTGGACCGAGAAGGCCGTAGGGACCAATGGCATCGGCACCGCGCTCAAGACCGGCACCCCGACTTATGTTCATGCGGCGGAACATTTTGCCGAGGGCGTGCAGGCATGGACCTGCGCCGGAGTGCCGATCCGCGACCCGTTCAGCCAGTCGGTCATCGGCGTCGTGGATCTTTCCGGCCCGCCGCACATATTCCGCCAGCACAACATCGCGCTCGTGCTCGCCGCCGCGCGCGAGATCGAGATCGCGCTGGCCGAGCAGCAGCGGCTGGAGCGCACGCAGCTTCTCGAGGCCTTCCTGCTCTCGGATTACAGCCGCATGGACAACAGCGTCCTGCTTCTCGATTGCAGCGGGCGCATTCTCTTCCGAAAGGGGCTCGACGAGCCCACCCACCGGCCGATCGCGGATCTCGCCGTCGGCTACAAGCTGCTGCCGCAGCTGAGCAGCATCTCGGAAAAGGACCTGCAGAAATTCCTGCCGCCGAGCATCGAGGCGCAGGCGCTGGAGATGCTGTCCTCCGAGGGAGTCTCGCGCGGCGCCGCGCTCTTTCTCAAGAGCCAGCGGACCTCCGGCGCGCTGATCTCCGAGGCGCGCAGGCTCAAGCCGCGGCGCAACGTCTCGGAGCGCCATATCGACATCGTCGGCACGTCGCCCGCCATGCTCGAGGCCATCGAGCTTGCCGAGCGCGCCGCGCGGGCCAATGTCTCGGTGCTGATCCAGGGCGAGACCGGGGTCGGAAAGGAACTCTTCGCGCGGCTCATCCACAGCCGGATGTCCGGGGACGAGACGCCCTACGTGCCGGTCAACTGCGCCGCCATCTCGAACGAGCTGATCGGCGCGGAACTCTTCGGCTATGTCGAGGGCGCCTTCACCGGCGCCGCGCGTGGCGGGCGGGCCGGAAAGTTCGAACAGGCGGACGGCGGCGTTCTCTGCCTCGACGAGATCGGGGACATGCCGATCGAGCTGCAGCCCTACCTTCTGCGCGCGCTGGAGCAGCGGGCCATTTATCGGATGGGCGACAGCCAGCGACGCCCCGTCGACGTGCGCCTCGTGGCCATGACCAACCGGGATCTTCGCCGGGAGATCGAGCGTGGCACGTTCCGCCGGGATCTCTTCTACCGCATCAGCGTCGTGTCCATCGAGGTCCCGCCCCTTCGGCAACGCGGCGACGACCTCCTGACGCTGATCGAACATTTCTCGACGCTCTGCGCCGAGGAGCTCGGGCGCCCGAAACTTGCCTTCAGCCAGGAGGCGCTGCTGCGTCTTGCCGCCTACCAGTGGCCCGGCAACGTCCGCGAGCTGCGCAACGTGGTGCAACGGGTGCATCTCGTCGGATCGGGGAATGTCGTCCGGGTCAAGGATCTTCCACCGGAAATCCAGGAGGATTTCGAGGATCACGACGCCGATGGCCTCGGCACCATTCTCAAGGGCAATTACGGCGACCTGGAAAGCATCGAGGCAAACGCGATCCGCAGGACGCTGGTCGCCGAGAACGGCAACCTGACCAAGGCCGCCTCCGTCCTCGGGATTTCGCGCCCGACGCTGTACCGGAAGATGAAGCAGTACCATATCGAAAGGACCTGA
- the katG gene encoding catalase/peroxidase HPI produces the protein MDGNKIAAEGRCPVMHRATNVAGQGNREWWPNQLNLAILHQNAPASDPMPDGFVYAEAFRALDLDAVKADLTALMTDSQPWWPADYGHYGPFFIRMAWHSAGTYRTADGRGGASSGTQRFAPLNSWPDNGNLDKARRLLWPVKAKYGNALSWADLMILAGNVAIESMGGRTFGFGGGREDVWAPEEDIYWGAETEWLGDARYSGDRELAAPLAAVQMGLIYVNPEGPNGTPDPIASGRDIRETFARMAMNDEETVALVAGGHTFGKAHGAGDPALVGAEPEGAPIEAMGLGWQNRHLSGMGVDTTTSGIEGAWTAHPTRWDMGYFDVLFGYDWELTKSPAGAHIWHAKELKEADHAPEVDGSGKRVPIMMTTADMAMRLDPVYGPISRRFHENPDAFAEAFARAWFKLTHRDMGPKVRYLGKEVPAEELIWQDPVPPVDHPLIDAGDVAALKTQILQSGLTTAELVLTAWASASTFRGSDKRGGANGARLRLAPQNHWEVNEPDMLARVLARLEAIQATFNAAAAGGKKVSLADLIVLAGNAAIEAAASAGGHAVSVSFAPGRTDARPEQTDAESFAPMEPAADGFRNYEARGQAVPAEVMLVDKAQLLGLGAPEMTALLGGMRALGAVHGGTGHGVLTQRPGTLGPDFFTSVLDMGTVWTPGDDERLFTGRDRATGAVRWTATRADLVFGSNSQLRALAEVYASPANESLFVQDFVRAWAKVMEADRFDLARTGL, from the coding sequence ATGGACGGAAACAAGATCGCCGCGGAAGGGCGATGCCCGGTCATGCACCGCGCCACCAATGTTGCCGGACAGGGCAACCGGGAATGGTGGCCCAACCAGCTGAACCTTGCGATCCTGCACCAGAACGCGCCGGCCTCGGACCCGATGCCCGACGGCTTCGTCTATGCCGAGGCGTTCAGGGCGCTCGATCTCGACGCGGTCAAGGCCGACCTCACCGCGCTGATGACCGACAGCCAGCCGTGGTGGCCCGCCGACTACGGCCATTACGGGCCGTTCTTCATCCGCATGGCGTGGCACAGCGCCGGCACCTACCGCACGGCGGACGGGCGCGGCGGCGCGTCCTCGGGCACGCAGCGCTTTGCGCCGCTGAACTCCTGGCCGGACAACGGCAACCTCGACAAGGCGCGCCGCCTGCTGTGGCCGGTGAAGGCGAAATACGGCAATGCGCTCAGCTGGGCGGACCTGATGATCCTTGCCGGCAATGTCGCGATCGAGAGCATGGGCGGGCGCACCTTCGGCTTCGGCGGCGGGCGCGAGGATGTCTGGGCCCCCGAGGAGGACATCTACTGGGGCGCCGAGACCGAGTGGCTGGGGGACGCGCGCTACTCGGGTGACCGCGAGCTGGCCGCGCCGCTGGCCGCGGTGCAGATGGGGCTCATCTACGTCAATCCCGAGGGGCCGAACGGCACGCCCGACCCGATCGCCTCGGGCCGCGACATCCGCGAGACCTTTGCCCGCATGGCGATGAACGACGAGGAGACCGTAGCGCTCGTGGCGGGCGGGCACACCTTCGGCAAGGCACATGGCGCCGGTGATCCCGCCCTCGTCGGCGCCGAGCCCGAGGGCGCGCCGATCGAGGCCATGGGGCTCGGCTGGCAGAACCGTCACCTCTCGGGCATGGGCGTCGACACCACCACCTCCGGCATCGAGGGCGCCTGGACCGCGCATCCGACGCGCTGGGACATGGGCTATTTCGACGTACTTTTCGGCTACGACTGGGAGCTCACGAAATCTCCGGCCGGGGCGCACATCTGGCACGCGAAGGAGCTGAAGGAGGCCGACCACGCGCCCGAGGTGGACGGCTCGGGCAAGCGCGTGCCGATCATGATGACCACCGCCGACATGGCCATGCGGCTGGACCCGGTCTACGGGCCGATCTCCCGGCGGTTCCACGAGAACCCCGATGCGTTCGCCGAGGCCTTCGCCCGCGCCTGGTTCAAGCTCACCCACCGCGACATGGGGCCGAAGGTCCGCTATCTCGGCAAGGAGGTCCCGGCCGAAGAGCTGATCTGGCAGGACCCCGTCCCGCCGGTTGACCACCCCTTGATCGACGCGGGCGACGTCGCCGCGCTCAAGACGCAGATCCTGCAATCCGGGCTGACCACGGCCGAGCTGGTGCTGACCGCCTGGGCCTCGGCCTCGACCTTCCGCGGCTCGGACAAGCGCGGCGGGGCAAATGGCGCCCGCCTGCGCCTCGCGCCGCAGAACCACTGGGAGGTGAACGAACCCGACATGCTGGCAAGGGTTCTCGCACGGCTCGAAGCCATTCAGGCCACGTTCAACGCGGCTGCCGCGGGCGGTAAGAAGGTCTCGCTGGCGGACCTCATCGTGCTCGCCGGCAACGCGGCCATCGAGGCCGCGGCCAGCGCCGGCGGCCATGCCGTCAGCGTTTCCTTCGCCCCGGGGCGCACCGACGCGCGCCCCGAACAGACCGACGCCGAGTCCTTTGCACCGATGGAGCCCGCAGCCGACGGCTTCCGCAACTACGAGGCGCGTGGACAGGCCGTCCCGGCAGAGGTGATGCTGGTCGACAAGGCGCAGCTTCTCGGGCTCGGCGCGCCCGAGATGACCGCGCTGCTGGGCGGGATGCGGGCGCTGGGAGCCGTGCACGGCGGCACCGGACACGGGGTGCTGACGCAGCGGCCGGGCACGCTCGGCCCCGACTTCTTCACCTCGGTCCTCGACATGGGAACGGTCTGGACTCCCGGCGACGACGAGCGCCTCTTCACCGGGCGCGACCGGGCGACCGGGGCGGTCAGGTGGACGGCCACGCGCGCCGACCTCGTCTTCGGCTCGAACTCGCAGCTTCGGGCTTTGGCCGAGGTTTATGCCAGCCCTGCCAACGAGAGCCTCTTCGTGCAGGATTTCGTCCGCGCATGGGCCAAGGTCATGGAGGCCGACCGGTTCGATCTTGCCCGAACCGGGCTCTGA
- a CDS encoding NAD(P)-dependent alcohol dehydrogenase — MKAARLYEYDPAMNVELKIEDVPPPTITAPNEVIVKVGAAGLCRTDLHIIEGVWKDIMDGSGTLLPYILGHENAGWIEDVGSAVTSVKPGDAVIVHPHRSCGICLNCRYGHDMYCEHGLFPGLGLDGGFAEYFKTSESSVIKLNTGITPLDVAPMADAGITAYRAAKKAAKLTYPGAWTVLLGIGGLGHIALQCLKHMSGGRVIAVDREPAAQVLAKELGADVVLDGGPDLIQQVKDITGGGAHVVIDFVGELGVENICWKLLRQGGELIVVGYGAKIEIPTLEFVVNEIKIGGSLVGDYIELVELMELNADGKVKMHQTEYKLANINQAIDDFKHRRFTGRGVIVP, encoded by the coding sequence ATGAAGGCTGCGAGACTTTACGAATACGACCCCGCGATGAACGTCGAGCTCAAGATCGAGGATGTGCCGCCACCGACAATCACGGCGCCCAACGAGGTGATCGTGAAGGTCGGCGCCGCGGGCCTCTGCCGCACCGACCTGCACATCATCGAAGGTGTCTGGAAGGACATCATGGACGGCAGCGGCACGCTCCTGCCCTATATCCTCGGGCACGAGAACGCCGGCTGGATCGAGGACGTGGGCAGCGCCGTGACCTCGGTCAAGCCGGGCGACGCGGTCATCGTTCACCCGCACCGAAGCTGCGGCATCTGCCTCAACTGCCGCTACGGGCACGACATGTACTGCGAGCATGGCCTCTTTCCGGGGCTCGGGCTCGACGGCGGCTTTGCCGAGTATTTCAAGACCTCCGAAAGCTCGGTGATCAAGCTCAACACCGGCATAACCCCGCTCGACGTCGCGCCGATGGCCGACGCCGGGATCACCGCCTACCGGGCGGCGAAGAAGGCGGCAAAGCTCACCTATCCCGGCGCCTGGACCGTGCTTCTCGGCATCGGCGGCCTCGGCCACATCGCGCTGCAATGTCTCAAGCACATGAGCGGCGGGCGGGTCATCGCGGTCGACCGGGAACCGGCGGCGCAGGTGCTTGCCAAGGAGCTTGGGGCGGACGTGGTGCTCGACGGCGGGCCGGACCTGATCCAGCAGGTCAAGGACATCACCGGCGGCGGCGCGCATGTGGTGATCGACTTCGTCGGCGAGCTCGGGGTCGAGAACATCTGCTGGAAGCTGCTCCGGCAGGGCGGCGAGCTGATCGTCGTGGGCTACGGCGCCAAGATCGAGATCCCGACGCTCGAGTTCGTGGTGAACGAGATCAAGATCGGCGGCAGCCTCGTCGGCGACTACATCGAGCTGGTCGAGCTGATGGAGCTGAACGCCGACGGCAAGGTCAAGATGCACCAGACCGAATACAAGCTCGCCAACATCAACCAGGCCATCGACGACTTCAAGCACCGGCGCTTCACCGGGCGGGGCGTCATCGTCCCCTGA
- a CDS encoding VOC family protein produces the protein MLKECAITFYYYEDIHAVAPFYEEVLGFELVLDQGLARIYRIAGNAYFGIVDGNKGHLRHQPQSAALLTVVSEDVPGWHAKMTEAGVTGLSEILRGTYCEHFFFEDPAGYAIEIQRFHNPDVAKLFK, from the coding sequence ATGCTCAAGGAATGCGCGATCACCTTCTACTACTACGAGGACATCCACGCGGTGGCCCCCTTCTACGAGGAGGTTCTGGGCTTCGAGCTGGTGCTCGACCAGGGGCTGGCGCGGATCTACCGCATCGCTGGCAACGCCTATTTCGGCATCGTCGACGGCAACAAGGGGCACCTCAGGCACCAGCCGCAAAGCGCGGCGCTGCTCACCGTCGTGTCCGAGGACGTGCCGGGCTGGCACGCGAAGATGACAGAGGCGGGCGTCACGGGGCTCTCGGAGATCCTGCGCGGCACCTATTGCGAGCATTTCTTCTTCGAGGATCCGGCGGGCTACGCCATCGAGATCCAGCGTTTCCACAACCCGGACGTGGCAAAGCTCTTCAAATGA
- a CDS encoding SUMF1/EgtB/PvdO family nonheme iron enzyme, with protein MTARPILPRLVGFTHEDRAAKGLRAFAEGAEPEVAVQFTAPEMVSMHRAQLLHAPRGGGKTTLARFLCAALTDQRTRDHDGAPEALCRPAIRNPEGLSLPQVWEAGAPLPVLSAPGQGSAALAEARTSEGPVLLVLDGLEREADASALVQEAMGWLADTPGARLLILCESGALESIRLHPDLRAHALLPLPAPERAAALAGERDPCTETWVEPGLWALSLAEGRALSLPEAAALPVAEDWLQEARDAAALDALPPAAIAGRAALEPDRWAGPLRLLVAQRGADAPLAAALAAAGPLPLLLAAADLTPAGGAEAPVIAAALARAIGAGGAAPALRRRAGAALARLGDPRALDTLVEVPAGGYEMGGDLHPNSAPSHSVTLPAFRIGAYPVTCGAYLRFVEATGRDWLSANGRAPERASHPATDLTWHDARAYCAWLTEGWRAEGRIAAGETVRLPTEREWEAAARGAGGLAYPWGREWAPEHANDEETGFNDICTVGLFPEGASPFGCLDMAGQAWEWCTTLWGSDMTAPGFAFPWADDGREALDAAPDVRRVLRGGCFSSGRLKANGIYRGSLEPNGFWRGNGFRVVVG; from the coding sequence ATGACCGCACGTCCGATCCTGCCCCGCCTCGTCGGTTTCACCCACGAGGACCGCGCCGCCAAGGGCCTGCGGGCCTTTGCCGAGGGCGCCGAGCCCGAGGTGGCGGTGCAGTTCACCGCGCCCGAGATGGTCTCGATGCACCGCGCGCAGCTGCTGCACGCGCCGCGCGGCGGCGGCAAGACCACGCTGGCCCGGTTCCTCTGCGCCGCGCTGACGGATCAGCGCACCAGGGATCACGATGGCGCCCCCGAGGCGCTCTGCCGCCCGGCGATCCGCAATCCCGAGGGGCTCTCGCTGCCGCAGGTCTGGGAGGCGGGCGCGCCGCTGCCAGTGCTCTCCGCGCCGGGGCAGGGCAGTGCGGCGCTGGCCGAGGCCCGCACCTCCGAGGGCCCGGTGCTGCTGGTCCTCGACGGGCTCGAGCGCGAGGCGGACGCTTCGGCGCTCGTGCAGGAGGCCATGGGCTGGCTCGCGGATACCCCCGGAGCGCGGCTGCTGATCCTCTGCGAGAGCGGCGCGCTCGAGAGCATCCGCCTGCACCCCGATCTGCGCGCCCATGCGCTCCTGCCCCTGCCTGCGCCCGAACGCGCGGCGGCACTGGCCGGGGAGCGTGACCCCTGCACTGAGACTTGGGTCGAGCCCGGTCTCTGGGCGCTCTCGCTCGCCGAGGGCCGGGCGCTGTCGCTGCCCGAGGCCGCGGCGCTCCCGGTGGCCGAGGACTGGCTGCAGGAGGCGCGCGACGCCGCCGCGCTGGACGCGCTGCCGCCCGCCGCGATCGCGGGCCGCGCCGCGCTGGAGCCGGACCGCTGGGCGGGACCGCTGCGCCTGCTGGTGGCCCAGCGGGGCGCGGATGCGCCGCTCGCCGCCGCGCTGGCCGCGGCCGGTCCGCTGCCGCTGCTGCTCGCCGCCGCCGATCTCACCCCGGCCGGAGGCGCCGAGGCGCCGGTCATCGCCGCCGCGCTCGCCCGGGCCATCGGGGCCGGTGGGGCGGCGCCCGCGTTGCGCCGCCGCGCCGGGGCGGCGCTGGCCCGGCTCGGCGATCCTCGCGCGCTCGACACGCTCGTGGAGGTGCCCGCCGGGGGCTACGAGATGGGCGGCGACCTGCACCCGAACTCCGCCCCCTCGCATTCCGTCACGCTGCCCGCCTTCCGCATCGGCGCCTACCCGGTCACCTGCGGCGCCTACCTGCGGTTCGTCGAGGCCACCGGACGGGACTGGCTCTCGGCCAATGGCCGCGCGCCGGAGCGGGCGAGCCACCCGGCCACCGACCTCACCTGGCACGACGCCCGCGCCTATTGCGCCTGGCTCACCGAGGGCTGGCGCGCCGAGGGCCGCATCGCCGCGGGCGAGACCGTGCGCCTGCCGACCGAGCGCGAATGGGAAGCCGCGGCGCGCGGTGCCGGGGGGCTGGCCTATCCCTGGGGACGGGAGTGGGCGCCGGAACACGCCAATGACGAGGAAACCGGTTTCAACGACATCTGCACGGTCGGCCTCTTCCCCGAGGGCGCCTCGCCCTTCGGCTGCCTCGACATGGCCGGGCAGGCCTGGGAATGGTGCACGACGCTCTGGGGCAGCGACATGACCGCGCCCGGCTTCGCCTTCCCCTGGGCCGATGACGGGCGCGAGGCGCTCGACGCCGCCCCCGACGTCCGCCGGGTGCTGCGCGGCGGCTGCTTCTCGTCGGGGCGGCTCAAGGCCAACGGCATCTACCGCGGCAGCCTCGAGCCGAACGGCTTCTGGCGCGGCAACGGGTTCCGGGTGGTGGTTGGCTGA
- a CDS encoding ABC transporter substrate-binding protein — MSLPSVPTIALEKIDFLPPDRVTDDCSVLTLKSLVLEPMLRWQDGEIRPGLFAEWALDASGCRWSLRIPAGKAFHDGTPVRAEHAAEFITRILDSRDMFGMPWSYARYLAGAGISAEGQVLTIETPKPFPDLPEILSEFYLPRMDAEGRPVIGTGPWQVEAFTAGREVLLHRRADARRLRFVAMPHAEDRLAALRAGEVQAATHMERLEVSRRGIDGFGWQEQTSTLSVMAYLNGFSGAFADPHARLAANLALDRARLAGEVMGGLAVPSDTIVSPWHFGHAEAGLSPLRFDPDEARRVLALSQGPREVVLRSPTYMPERAPEVARFMAEAWNAVGFETRVEIAEDRPQYARDIGEKRMGDAAIFDSSPHSSFRVLDDKISGLSRAVWWQGVSDPEVDAGFDAARHLTDTAARAGAYGGLLRRLHEAPPWAYLFHPVLCLAHDPALRGLSLDHKGILRIA, encoded by the coding sequence ATGAGCCTTCCTTCCGTCCCGACCATCGCGCTCGAGAAGATCGACTTCCTGCCGCCCGACCGGGTGACCGACGATTGCAGCGTGCTGACACTGAAGTCGCTGGTGCTCGAGCCGATGCTGCGCTGGCAGGATGGCGAGATCCGCCCCGGCCTCTTCGCCGAATGGGCGCTGGATGCCAGCGGCTGCCGCTGGAGCCTGCGCATCCCCGCCGGCAAGGCTTTTCACGACGGTACGCCGGTGCGCGCCGAGCACGCGGCCGAGTTCATCACCCGCATCCTCGACTCGCGCGACATGTTCGGCATGCCCTGGTCCTACGCCCGCTACCTTGCCGGCGCAGGGATCAGTGCCGAGGGGCAGGTGCTGACCATCGAGACGCCGAAACCCTTCCCCGACCTGCCCGAAATCCTCTCGGAGTTCTACCTGCCGAGGATGGACGCCGAGGGACGCCCGGTGATCGGCACCGGGCCCTGGCAGGTGGAGGCCTTCACCGCCGGCCGCGAGGTGCTGCTGCACCGGCGCGCCGATGCGCGGCGGCTGCGTTTCGTCGCCATGCCCCATGCCGAGGACCGGCTCGCCGCGCTGCGCGCGGGCGAGGTGCAGGCCGCGACCCACATGGAGCGGCTCGAGGTCTCGCGGCGCGGCATCGACGGCTTCGGCTGGCAGGAGCAGACCAGCACGCTCTCGGTCATGGCCTACCTCAACGGCTTTTCCGGTGCCTTCGCCGACCCGCACGCGCGGCTCGCCGCCAACCTCGCGCTCGACCGCGCCCGGCTGGCCGGCGAGGTGATGGGCGGGCTCGCGGTTCCGTCGGACACTATCGTCAGCCCCTGGCACTTCGGCCATGCCGAAGCGGGGCTCTCGCCGCTGCGCTTCGACCCTGACGAGGCGCGGCGCGTGCTGGCGCTTTCGCAGGGCCCGCGCGAGGTGGTGCTGCGCAGCCCGACCTACATGCCCGAGCGTGCCCCCGAGGTCGCGCGCTTCATGGCCGAGGCGTGGAATGCCGTCGGTTTCGAGACCCGCGTCGAGATCGCCGAGGACCGTCCGCAATACGCCCGCGACATCGGTGAGAAACGGATGGGCGACGCCGCCATCTTCGACAGCTCGCCGCACAGCAGCTTCCGGGTGCTCGACGACAAGATCTCCGGGCTCAGCCGCGCGGTCTGGTGGCAGGGCGTGAGCGATCCCGAGGTCGATGCCGGCTTCGATGCTGCGCGCCACCTGACCGACACCGCGGCCCGCGCCGGGGCCTATGGCGGCCTGCTGCGCCGCCTGCATGAGGCGCCGCCCTGGGCCTATCTCTTCCACCCCGTGCTCTGCCTTGCGCATGATCCCGCGCTGCGGGGGCTGAGCCTCGATCACAAGGGCATCCTGCGCATCGCCTGA